The Edwardsiella tarda ATCC 15947 = NBRC 105688 region TGCCCTGATCAAGCAGCCGGACGGCGCCATTCAGGCGGAGAAGGCGGCGGCACACTAAGCATGCCCTTTTATCTCGCCACGCTGAAGCGGGGGAGTCAGTTGACTCCCCCGCTTTTTTATATGATGCCATTCTCCTCGCGCTGGGGCGTGGTGGCGGGACGGTGGCGGGTGAAACGCCAGCCGATAGCCAGCGCGATAAACCACAGCGGGGTGACCATCAAGGCTTGGCGGGTATCGTTTTCGAGGGTGAGCAGGATCAGCACGCCGAACAGAAACGCCAGGCATAGCCAACTCATGACGATGCCCAACGGCATCTTGTACTGGGAGGCCGCATGGCGCTGTGGATAGCGCCGGCGATAGACCAGATAGCTGCACAGGATGATCGACCAGACGAACATAAATAGCACCGCCGAGACGGTGGTGATCAGGGTGAAGACGGTGATGACGTTAGGGATCAGATACAGCAATACCACACCGCCCAACAGGCACAGACACGAAAAGAACAACCCGGCGGCGGGAACGGAGCGCCGCGATAGCCGGGCGAAGCGCCGCGGGGCCAGACCGCTCTGCGCTAACCCATACAGCATACGGCTGGTGGAGAAGATGCCGCTATTGGCAGAGGAGGCGGCGGAGGTCAGCACCACGAAGTTGACGATCCCGGCGGCGGCGGGCAACCCTGCTAAGACGAACAGCTCGACGAACGGACTTTTGTTCGCGACGACCTGATGCCAAGGGGTGACGATCATGATGGTACAGAGCGCCAGGACGTAAAACATGATGATGCGTAGCGGTATGGCGTTGATCGCCTTGGGTAAGACCTGATGAGGGTTGCGCGTCTCCGCCGCGGTAGTGCCGACCAGTTCGATACCGACGAAGGCGAAGACGGCGATCTGAAATCCGGCAAAGAAGCCGCTGATACCATGGGGGAAGAATCCCTCGCGCCACAGATTGCTGAAGGCGGCCTGCTCGCCGGAGGGGGCGCGGAAGCCGGAGAGGGCCATGCCGAGGCCGATCAAGATCAAGGCGATGATGGCGACGATCTTAATCATCGCGAACCAGAACTCGGTCTCGCCGAACATCTTGACCGTGACCAGGTTAAGCGACAGTAACAACAGCACGCAGGAGAGCGAAATGATCCAGTCTGCCAGATGGGGAAACCAGAAGTGGGCATAGGCGGTGATGGCGACCACGTCGGCCATGCCGGTGACCACCCAGCAAAACCAATAGGTCCAACCGGTAAAGTAGCCGGCTCGCGGCCCGAGGAGATCGCTGGCGAAGTCGCTGAAGGACTTATAGTCCAGATTGGAGAGCAGTAGCTCGCCCATCGCCCGCATCACGAAGAACAGCATAAAGCCGATGATCATATAAACGAAGATGATCGAGGGACCCGCGAGGCTGATGGTTTTACCCGATCCCATAAACAGGCCGGTACCGATGGCGCCACCGATGGCGATGAGTTGAATATGGCGGTTGGTGAGGTGACGCTGTAGTCGCTCTCCCGGGGGCGGAGTGGGATGGGCTTCCGGTGGTGCGATGCGATTTCCCATGTCTGCTCTTCCTATCTGATTAGCCTGAGGAAAGGCGTCGGCTTGCGTCATAGCGCGCTATCGCCGCTGCCGCCATGTTGCTGCTAGGCGATATGAATAGTAGGGCCTATAGCGCATTTTGCCTACCGCGACGAGATTATTGTGTTAATAAAATGTATGTCTTTGTGTAAATCTTCGCGGCGGGGTGGGGGAGGAGCAACAAAAAACGCTGCCGAGGCAGCGTCTTATCGGGACAGGAAAACGGTAGGTATATTAACTGTGTGTATCGGCCTGGGCTAACTGGACACCCGGCAGGACGCGACGCGCCTCACGGTAGCGTTTCTTCCAGTAAGTCTCGTTCAGGTTAGAGATGGTTACGCCGCTGCTGGTGGAAGCATGCACGAACTGATCATTGCCCAGATAGATGCCGACGTGACGCCCGGTAGAGCCGGCGCGGAACAGCACCAGATCGCCGATACGCAGTTTGGAGCGTTTGATGGCGCGCCCGGTTCCCTCTTGCTGAGAGGTGGAACGCGGCAATTCCAAGCCGAATTGTTCACGGAAGGTTCGCTGCACAAAGGCGGAGCAGTCGATACCACGCTTGCTGTCGCCGCCTAAACGGTAGCGGACGCCTTTCCAGCTTGCGTATTGATCCATGATCTTGGACTTGATGTCCACATTGCGCACCATCTCTTCGAATTCATCCTGAGACGCTTGCAGTAAAAGGTTATCTTGATTGGTAACTGCATGCGTATCAGTCTGTGCGTAGCGATCGCGAGGTGCCGTGGTACAGGCTGAAAGTAACACTGCGGCGGCGATGGCGGGTGCCAAACGCAGAATGTATCTCAGAACTGGTTGAGACTTGACCATTATAAACCGTTTCCCTTGTTGTCCTTAACGACCTGTCATGTCGCTATCTAAAAATTACCCTTCAAGAGACTAATTTCCGCGTGACAGGCTGACAATCACACTAGGGTAGAATTGTGCAGCAGAACACACTTTTTGTCCTGTTTTATTCCCATCGCCGGCAAAAATTTGCGTCTGCAAAAGCAAAGTTATGGAATAAACGTCAGGTTACCGCTTGTCTCTCGGGGGATATTCAGTAGAAGCCACTAAGCTAATCATATGTAAAACCAGCTAAATATATGACTTATTCTCCTGATCTGTGCCGCTCTATTATATGGAGGAAAAAACGAAACGGGGAGAGATATCTTATCAATAAGTAAGCAATAGTTTAATTTGACACATTTAGTAATATATTCGCCTGTAATCTCTCCAGATTCTTCCTCTCCTCATGCCGTTTTGCCGTGCCTCGCCGAGCGTTTGGTCGCTGCTGATCCCTTGCGAACTCGACGAGGGCGTCGGGGATGCAGAATATTCATCGGCTATCGGGTTGCTTGCGTCGTGCTTACTCTGGTTGTGGGAGAGGGGATTGGCCGTCGAGGTGGGGGACTTTCTCCCCCTCCGTCTGCCAGCCTGCGGGTGATGAGCGCGAGGAGGACGGCATCGACACGCGACGGGAGCCTTTACCCTCTCACCGGCGTGGGCAGGCTGGGCGTCACGATTAAGAGCACTGCCCAGGGCCAAAATGGCAAACAAAATAGCCTACTGGAATAGGCTCTAAGCCCTGTCGTCGCAGTGACGGCGTGTGCGCAGCTTTAATAAGGCACTCTGTAGGCTGTTCCAATCGGCTTCGGCGTCGTGGATCACCTCGATGCGGCTATCCGGTGGCGCGACGGGGCTGGTTTCGATGTGGAAGTCGTCTCCCTGGCGGTTGACGCGTAGCGTCCCTTCGGCGACGCGTAAGACACCCTTAATGCGTAGCAGTGGGGTGAGGCGAACCCACTCCAGCAGCCCGACGGTATCGAAGAGGCTGTCATCGCTAAAGATCCAGCCGCAACTGTAGTACCCCTGGCCTTGATTGAGCGCGCGGCGCCAGCCTTGGCCCGGCTGTAGGCGTAAGGCGGCGATGCCGGAGGCGGGCGTCGGGGAGGCGTGATGATGCGCGGATGTGGGGAGTGGCGTAGTGGCGCGACGCGGGGTGTCGAGCCAGTGTGTATCGAGCTGGCCCTGCTGAGTCTCGATCAGCGTGCGTTCGGCTCCCTGTTCTTGCCACCAGCGCTGCAAATGCTCACGTGTTACGGCGTCATAGGTGTCGCATTTATTCGCCACAATAATGTCGGCCACGGCCAGTTGCGCATTGAAGCTCTCATCGTTGCGTAGACGCGCGCTGTCGAGCTGGCGCGCATCGAGCAGGCAGATGGTCGCCTGGATCGTCAGCCAAGCTTGATAGGTGTCGCTCGCGAGTTGTCGCAGGATCTGACTGGGGTGCCCCAATCCCGTGGGCTCGATCAGCAACCGATCGGGCTGCTCCTTCAGTAGTCGGTTTAAGCCGATTTGCATCGGCAGTCCATTAACGCAGCACAGGCATCCGCCGGGGATCTCCTTCAACAGGGCTCCGCTATCGGCTAAGAGTGCGCCGTCGATGCCGATTTCGCCAAATTCATTGACCAGTATCGCCCAGCGCTCTTGTGCCGGTTTGTGGGCCAGTAAGTGGCGCAGGGTGGTGGTTTTGCCACTGCCGAGAAAACCGGTGATCACATTTACACGGGTCATTGTCTCTTCCTTCTCTTTTTTTGCCGCTACGGCCGGGACGGGAGTTTTGTGAGCAAGAAAACATTCTTGAGAAAAATCGACCGGGAGACAACCCCACGCCTAGCGGGAGTTTGCGTAAACGCCATGTATTTAATTAGATTCGGCATTTTATTTATCATATTTAAGATTTTTATGCTGAATTAGCTAAGTGCTTTGGCGAGTAATTCTGTATTTATATCACCTGAAGAAATAACTGAAGTTTTGATCTGGATAGCCGTTATTAATCAATGAGTTCTGCTATGTTTCAAGGAGAGGGTTTACAAGGAATGTCTCTGTTTTTTCACCCATTATTGCCTAGGCAGGGTGAGAAAACGCAGTAACTTGACGACAGGAGTGATATATGAAGCGTGAGTATTTATCACTATTTAAGGTTGTCGCTGTGGGGATGCTATTGATGGCCGGATTGGCCGCAGGTCCCGCCCAAGCTCAATCCATGGGCGTGGTCCATTTTGGAGGTATGATTGAGGAGGATGGCTGTCAGTTCACTGTTATAAATAATCAGGTTCATTCCGCGTGTTATCGCGAGGGTAAGCTCCAGCAGGTTAAACGCGATATCGGCAGGCAGTATCATGCCGACTGGCGTCTACCGGCTCAGGTAGGCGAAGGGCGTCTGACCTGGGTGGACACGGCGCATACTCAGGCGCTGATTACCGTCGTGTATCGTTAATGCTCCTGTCCGGGACGTTCCGGCGTGAGCGGGAACGTCCCTCCTATCTCTTGCACCTTCATCATGAGGCGTGCCATTGTCGTGTTCTTATCTGCTTTTTCTGAACGAATCAACGCTGTGATACAATCAGACCAATCTAGACGCAACAGCGTATAATTATTGACAATTGGTCTGTCCAATTGCGGTTTTACTCTGCATCGGCGTACATCCAGAGGGGCAAGCCATGAGATTGTATCAGGAAGTCGGCAACACGCTGCGGGCCGCGATCGCACGCGGCGATTATCCTATCGGGGAGCGTCTGCCTCCGGAGCGTGATATCGCCGAGCAGTTCGATGTGAGTCGGAGTGTGGTGCGCGAGGCGTTGATCATGTTGGAATTAGAGCATTTGATCGACGTCCGTAAGGGGTCAGGGGTGTATGTGATGGCCCTTCCCCAGCAGGTCTCGGGGGTGCACGTACGCAACCTCGACGAGAATACCTTTGGGCCCTTTGAGCTGCTCCAGGCGCGCCAATTATTGGAGAGCGAGGTCGCCGCCTTCGCCGCGACGCAAGCCACCAAGTCCGATATTTTGCAGATGCGTGAGGCCATCGAGCAAGAGCGCCAGGCATTGAATGGCGGCTGTGCGGATGAGAGCGCGGATGAGCGCTTTCACTGTTTGTTGGCACAGTCGACGCAGAACAGTGTCTTGGCCGGTATGGTGCAGGAAGCTTGGCGGGCACGTCAGCATAATCCGCTGTGGGCGGGGCTGCATGGTCATACCCAGGACTTCAGCTACCGCTGGAATTGGCTGGAGGATCACCAGAAGATCTTACAAGCGGTGTTGCGCCGTGACGCGCTCGCCGCCAAACAGGCCATGTGGCAGCATTTGGAAAATGTGAAGGCTAAACTCTTGGAGATCTCTAATCCGGATGATCCAGGATTTGACGGTTATCTGTTTGACTCCACACCGGTACGACTAGACTGTAAGTAACGAACGATGCGCGTCGGGGTGGGTGGTCGGCGCAGGGAGCGGCGGGCCGTATGGCGCGTCGGGCAAAAGCGAGGCATAGCGGAATGACGCAACTGGGCACTGAGCGTTGGCGCGGTTATTTCCGCCCGCTGCTGTCTGCGGGTGCGGTAGGGATGGTGTTGCTATTGGCGGTGATCACCGTCTCCTGGCAGGCCTCGCGTGGCTTGAGTAATTCGGCGCATCAACGCATTACGCTGGCCTTGGGGCAGATCGAGGAGGCGCTGGGCAATGCCCGCCTGGCTTCCGATGCGGTGTTACGCTATGCCGGACAACCCTGTGATGCCACGGTACACGCCGCGTTGGCCTTCCAAGTGACCACGGTGCCCGACGTGCGCTCGGTCAACCTGGCGCGAGACAGCACCATCTACTGCTCGTCGTTGTATGGCGCCACCCAACGTAAACTTGGTCATGATCGCTACAGCGAGCATCGCTTGACCCTGATGCCGAATAATCAGCTGACGCCGAACCGCTCCCTGTTGGTGTTCAGTACACCGGGGCCGGAGAATAGCAGTGTATTAGTTGGGATCGATGGCTACTATCTGCGCAATATTTTGCGTTCGTTGAGTGAGCCGACCCCGCTGTATCTGCATATCGGCGATCGTTGGATGGATGCGCGCGGCCAGGTGATCGCGGCGCTGCCGCCGGTGGAGGGGCGGCGCATCGTGCAGCAGGCCCCCCATTATGCCGTCTCGGTGGTGACGACGATCCCGGTCAACAGCCACTGGGCCTATATTTTGGATTACTCGCGCGGCAGCCTGGTGCTGTTCTTGGGCTTAGCCATCGTGTTTGGTGTGGTGACCTACCGTCTGGCGGGGCAGGTGAATAGCCCGGTGGCCTACTTGCGTGAGGCGTTGCGTCGTCATCAGTTCATCCCCTACATCCAACCGGTCGTCAGTGGTCAGGATGAGCGTCTGGTCGGCTGTGAGATCCTGATGCGTTGGCAGCATCCCCAGTTGGGGCTGATCCCACCGAATAACTTCATTCCCTTGGCGGAGGATAGCGGGCTTATCGTCGCGATGACGCGTGACATGATGCAGCAGGTCAGTGACTATTTTGCCCCTCGCTGCAAAAGTTTACCGGCAGATTTTCACTTCGGTTTTAACATCAGCGCCAGCCATTTTAACGATCTCAGCCTGGTCGAGGAGTGTCGTCGTTTCCTCGCCGCCTTCCAAGAGAACCCGATTCAGCTGGTGTTGGAGCTGACGGAGCGTCAGCGGGTGCCCGATGGCGCGTTGACGGAGCGTATCTTCGATGAGTTACGCGCATTAGGGGTGCAGCTGGCGCTGGATGACTTCGGTACCGGGCACTCGAGTCTGGCTTATCTACAGCGTTACCCGTTTGATATCTTGAAGATCGATCAGAGCTTCGTGCGGATGATCGGGAGCGACGCGTTATCCGAGCATATTGTGGATACGGTGATCACCTTGGCGAAGCGTCTCAACATGGTGACGTTAGCGGAAGGGGTGGAGTCGGAGCCACAGCTACAGCATTTACGCGCTTACCATCTGGATTTCTTGCAGGGATATTGGTTCGGTCGTCCATCATCCCTCACGGATTTTACCCAGCATTGGTTAGCTAATGTGCCAACTCAGGCGATGAAATAACATAAAATGTTATTTCATTAGTTATTATCACCGAGCGGTCTATTTCTACAGCCATTATTTGGCTGTATGCATTGTAGACATATTTTATATTTTCAAAAAAACTGATAAAGAAAGTGATGCGCGTGCCGATAACGCTTACTTAATAAATAATCGGCGACAGGAAAATCCGTTCTTATGTTTTCTAAGGTAAAAATAGCAACATTAATTCCGATAATAATCGTTGCGATTTTTTCAATTCAGGCGATCTCATTCTGTATTTTTTATAATGTAATTAATAACGATGATGATCACATACAGGAAAATTATCAGTCACGGCGTAATGTCATGTTCTTCAGCGAGGCCTGGATCAATTTAATTCAGGCGCGCTCGAGTCTACGCGAGGCGTTAAATCAGGTTACGGCAGCAAAGTTTGATCAGGAGAAGGTGCAAGGCCTCTCAGACCGAGCGGAACGGCGGATCGTTGAAGCTCGCCGCAACTACCTGGCATATAAAGATATTCCTGATGTTGATGGTTTATCGGCCGATGTGGTTAATCGGGTAAATAATAATTTCAGTCAGTATCTCACCATTGTTTCTCAAATCTATTCATTATTAAAGCAAAATGATATCCAGCAGGCGATGGCGCTGAATGAGAAACTGGTCGATCTGAATATTGCGACACAGCATGCCTATAATGCCTGGCAGGAGCAACATGATCGACTCATGCATCAGGGCGTCAGTAAGAGTCAACATGATTGCCTGGTGATGAAGTGGGTATTATCGCTGGTCGGTATGTTATCCCTGCTTTGCCTGTTGATATGTTGGCTCTCGGTGAAAAAAGCGATGCTACTGCCGTTGCAGATCGTCATTCGCCATATTCAATACATTGCCCGCGGGGATTTGACGCAGCGTATCGCCTGTCAGGGTAAAAGTGAAATGCAGGTTTTGTCCAGCCATCTGGCCGAGATGCAGCGGGCGTTACGGGATATTGTTATCTCTGTGAGAGGCAGCGCCGAGGTGATTTATTCGGGGGCTGGCGAGATTTCCTCCGGTGGGAGCAATCTTGCGTCGAGAACCGAACAACAGGCGGCGGCGTTAGAGGAGACGGCCGCCAGCATGGAGCAAATTACCT contains the following coding sequences:
- the cycA gene encoding D-serine/D-alanine/glycine transporter yields the protein MGNRIAPPEAHPTPPPGERLQRHLTNRHIQLIAIGGAIGTGLFMGSGKTISLAGPSIIFVYMIIGFMLFFVMRAMGELLLSNLDYKSFSDFASDLLGPRAGYFTGWTYWFCWVVTGMADVVAITAYAHFWFPHLADWIISLSCVLLLLSLNLVTVKMFGETEFWFAMIKIVAIIALILIGLGMALSGFRAPSGEQAAFSNLWREGFFPHGISGFFAGFQIAVFAFVGIELVGTTAAETRNPHQVLPKAINAIPLRIIMFYVLALCTIMIVTPWHQVVANKSPFVELFVLAGLPAAAGIVNFVVLTSAASSANSGIFSTSRMLYGLAQSGLAPRRFARLSRRSVPAAGLFFSCLCLLGGVVLLYLIPNVITVFTLITTVSAVLFMFVWSIILCSYLVYRRRYPQRHAASQYKMPLGIVMSWLCLAFLFGVLILLTLENDTRQALMVTPLWFIALAIGWRFTRHRPATTPQREENGII
- the mepS gene encoding bifunctional murein DD-endopeptidase/murein LD-carboxypeptidase, which encodes MVKSQPVLRYILRLAPAIAAAVLLSACTTAPRDRYAQTDTHAVTNQDNLLLQASQDEFEEMVRNVDIKSKIMDQYASWKGVRYRLGGDSKRGIDCSAFVQRTFREQFGLELPRSTSQQEGTGRAIKRSKLRIGDLVLFRAGSTGRHVGIYLGNDQFVHASTSSGVTISNLNETYWKKRYREARRVLPGVQLAQADTHS
- a CDS encoding FCD domain-containing protein produces the protein MRLYQEVGNTLRAAIARGDYPIGERLPPERDIAEQFDVSRSVVREALIMLELEHLIDVRKGSGVYVMALPQQVSGVHVRNLDENTFGPFELLQARQLLESEVAAFAATQATKSDILQMREAIEQERQALNGGCADESADERFHCLLAQSTQNSVLAGMVQEAWRARQHNPLWAGLHGHTQDFSYRWNWLEDHQKILQAVLRRDALAAKQAMWQHLENVKAKLLEISNPDDPGFDGYLFDSTPVRLDCK
- a CDS encoding EAL domain-containing protein, whose translation is MTQLGTERWRGYFRPLLSAGAVGMVLLLAVITVSWQASRGLSNSAHQRITLALGQIEEALGNARLASDAVLRYAGQPCDATVHAALAFQVTTVPDVRSVNLARDSTIYCSSLYGATQRKLGHDRYSEHRLTLMPNNQLTPNRSLLVFSTPGPENSSVLVGIDGYYLRNILRSLSEPTPLYLHIGDRWMDARGQVIAALPPVEGRRIVQQAPHYAVSVVTTIPVNSHWAYILDYSRGSLVLFLGLAIVFGVVTYRLAGQVNSPVAYLREALRRHQFIPYIQPVVSGQDERLVGCEILMRWQHPQLGLIPPNNFIPLAEDSGLIVAMTRDMMQQVSDYFAPRCKSLPADFHFGFNISASHFNDLSLVEECRRFLAAFQENPIQLVLELTERQRVPDGALTERIFDELRALGVQLALDDFGTGHSSLAYLQRYPFDILKIDQSFVRMIGSDALSEHIVDTVITLAKRLNMVTLAEGVESEPQLQHLRAYHLDFLQGYWFGRPSSLTDFTQHWLANVPTQAMK
- a CDS encoding methyl-accepting chemotaxis protein, whose translation is MFSKVKIATLIPIIIVAIFSIQAISFCIFYNVINNDDDHIQENYQSRRNVMFFSEAWINLIQARSSLREALNQVTAAKFDQEKVQGLSDRAERRIVEARRNYLAYKDIPDVDGLSADVVNRVNNNFSQYLTIVSQIYSLLKQNDIQQAMALNEKLVDLNIATQHAYNAWQEQHDRLMHQGVSKSQHDCLVMKWVLSLVGMLSLLCLLICWLSVKKAMLLPLQIVIRHIQYIARGDLTQRIACQGKSEMQVLSSHLAEMQRALRDIVISVRGSAEVIYSGAGEISSGGSNLASRTEQQAAALEETAASMEQITSIVNQNSDNSRNAAQLANEAAKTVVSGGHAITDVVKTMEAISANSQHISSITSVIDSIAFQTNILALNAAVEAARAGDQGRGFSVVASEVRNLAQRSAQAAKEINSLISASVEKVNQGSASVSAAGSTMENIINSITHLSAVLGEISDSAEEQSRGIVQINQAINQMDTVTQQNATLVEESTAASHVLEDQAKVLTEMVATFTVSEGSKTLLAV
- a CDS encoding CobW family GTP-binding protein, with the protein product MTRVNVITGFLGSGKTTTLRHLLAHKPAQERWAILVNEFGEIGIDGALLADSGALLKEIPGGCLCCVNGLPMQIGLNRLLKEQPDRLLIEPTGLGHPSQILRQLASDTYQAWLTIQATICLLDARQLDSARLRNDESFNAQLAVADIIVANKCDTYDAVTREHLQRWWQEQGAERTLIETQQGQLDTHWLDTPRRATTPLPTSAHHHASPTPASGIAALRLQPGQGWRRALNQGQGYYSCGWIFSDDSLFDTVGLLEWVRLTPLLRIKGVLRVAEGTLRVNRQGDDFHIETSPVAPPDSRIEVIHDAEADWNSLQSALLKLRTRRHCDDRA